The following proteins are encoded in a genomic region of Mahella australiensis 50-1 BON:
- a CDS encoding SLC13 family permease, with protein sequence MTIFVVTYALIISEKIHRSVIGIIGALVLIVFGILSFEQAIDYINWETIGLLMGMFTLVALLSEAGFFSFMALWTARLFHYKARLIFIAFPVLAALLAAFMDSVTVTLFLTLLTLRLCRLFKTDPVPFVIAEVMAANVGGAATLVGDPPNVIIGTIMGYSFSDFATNTGPIVIVAISVLMFYLYFTHRSLFGNDGEDIVNEDIKSMNPVSAIKSAFLLRLGLIAFAAAVAGLILKEPIKAWFGVEYNSAVAALLPASIALAFLGEHAHRIIDHLDYDILLFFMALFVIVGGLEATGAIEVMARWLVSLAGGSALGMIFLLLFGTGITSAVVDNVPLALAMAYIIKSISQAGGLALPLMVWTLALGVDIGGNMTPIGASANVVAYSLLKSKDTSVSWAYWLKEAVIPTLLVLGVCYGMLLLKLYTGWY encoded by the coding sequence TATACTGAGCTTTGAGCAGGCTATAGATTATATAAACTGGGAAACAATAGGTCTGCTCATGGGCATGTTTACTTTGGTGGCACTGTTGTCGGAAGCGGGTTTTTTCTCTTTTATGGCACTATGGACGGCCAGACTGTTTCATTATAAAGCCAGATTGATATTTATAGCCTTTCCAGTGTTGGCAGCATTGCTGGCGGCATTTATGGACAGCGTTACGGTCACATTATTTCTGACGCTTTTGACATTGAGGCTATGCAGGTTATTTAAAACCGATCCGGTTCCTTTTGTTATAGCGGAGGTTATGGCTGCCAATGTAGGCGGTGCTGCCACGCTGGTAGGAGACCCCCCAAATGTTATAATAGGTACCATAATGGGTTATAGTTTCAGCGATTTTGCCACTAATACAGGGCCTATAGTCATAGTAGCTATATCAGTATTGATGTTCTACCTTTATTTTACGCACAGGTCTTTATTCGGTAATGATGGCGAGGATATCGTTAATGAGGATATAAAAAGCATGAATCCGGTATCGGCAATAAAAAGTGCCTTTCTTTTGCGGTTAGGCCTTATAGCTTTCGCAGCGGCAGTAGCGGGTTTGATACTCAAGGAACCTATAAAGGCATGGTTTGGTGTGGAATATAATTCGGCGGTAGCTGCTCTTTTACCGGCGTCCATAGCGTTGGCGTTTTTAGGGGAGCATGCGCATAGAATTATAGATCATTTGGATTACGATATACTGCTTTTTTTCATGGCCTTATTCGTCATAGTAGGCGGTCTCGAGGCTACGGGTGCCATAGAGGTGATGGCCCGGTGGCTGGTATCATTGGCGGGCGGCAGCGCTCTAGGCATGATATTTCTGCTGCTTTTTGGCACTGGCATAACCAGCGCGGTGGTGGACAATGTGCCTTTGGCTTTGGCTATGGCCTATATTATCAAGAGCATATCTCAGGCGGGCGGCCTGGCGCTGCCGCTTATGGTATGGACGCTGGCGCTGGGCGTGGATATAGGCGGTAATATGACCCCTATAGGGGCATCGGCTAATGTAGTGGCATACAGCCTCTTAAAGAGCAAGGATACATCGGTGAGCTGGGCATACTGGTTAAAAGAAGCCGTTATACCGACATTGCTAGTGCTGGGTGTATGCTACGGTATGCTGCTGCTCAAGCTTTATACAGGATGGTACTGA
- a CDS encoding deoxycytidylate deaminase codes for MRPSWDEYFMNMVEIVKTRSTCLRRQVGAIIVKDKRMLASGYNGAPSGVRHCDEVGCLREQMHIPSGQRQELCRAIHAEQNAIAQAAMMGISVKDATIYITTQPCAICAKMIINAGITRIVYKGDYPDALAMDLLREAGIEVARFEDGNLVKVRLEPLPDDENEAHGHDD; via the coding sequence ATGAGGCCTTCGTGGGATGAATATTTTATGAACATGGTGGAAATAGTAAAGACCCGCTCGACATGCTTGCGGCGGCAGGTAGGCGCTATCATAGTAAAAGATAAGCGTATGCTTGCCAGTGGTTATAACGGTGCTCCATCTGGGGTAAGACACTGCGACGAGGTTGGCTGCCTGCGGGAGCAAATGCATATACCATCGGGTCAGCGCCAAGAGTTATGCCGCGCCATACATGCCGAACAAAATGCCATAGCTCAGGCAGCTATGATGGGCATAAGCGTAAAGGATGCCACTATCTATATCACGACACAGCCGTGTGCCATATGCGCTAAAATGATAATAAACGCCGGCATAACGCGTATAGTATATAAGGGCGATTACCCGGACGCGTTGGCTATGGATTTGCTGCGCGAGGCAGGTATAGAAGTGGCCCGCTTTGAAGATGGCAATCTCGTTAAGGTGAGATTGGAGCCTCTGCCCGACGACGAAAATGAGGCGCATGGGCACGATGATTAA
- the wecB gene encoding non-hydrolyzing UDP-N-acetylglucosamine 2-epimerase, whose product MSVFGTRPEAVKMAPLIKEMDRHPNYVENIVCITAQHREMLDQVLRLFDIKPDFDLNIMQDRQTLADITVRALHGLYDLYGRANPDLVLVHGDTTTTFAASLAAFYRHIAVGHVEAGLRTHNKYFPFPEEINRKLTAVVADLHFAPTAAAKKNLIKENIPVDNIFVTGNTVIDALLTTVKDEYKFQTPQLQELDFKNQRILVVTAHRRENIGAPLENICLALKEIVEKYDDVHIVYPVHLNPSVRDTVFSMLGNIKRIMLLDPLDTEELHNLMARCYLVLTDSGGLQEEAPSLGRPVLVLRDVTERPEAVEAGTVKIIGTDVDAVTKETSRLLDDADEYKRMANAINPYGDGHASERIVQAILYKFNICNDRPLEFLQ is encoded by the coding sequence ATGTCGGTTTTCGGTACAAGGCCGGAGGCTGTTAAGATGGCCCCACTTATAAAGGAGATGGATCGTCATCCTAATTATGTAGAAAATATAGTGTGTATAACAGCCCAACATAGGGAGATGTTGGATCAGGTTTTAAGGTTATTTGATATAAAACCGGATTTTGACTTGAACATAATGCAGGACAGGCAAACGTTAGCCGATATAACCGTAAGAGCGCTTCATGGTTTATATGATCTTTACGGACGTGCAAATCCTGATCTTGTATTGGTGCATGGAGACACCACTACCACATTTGCCGCATCGCTTGCCGCATTTTACAGGCATATAGCCGTGGGCCATGTGGAAGCAGGGCTGCGAACACATAATAAGTATTTTCCGTTTCCGGAGGAGATAAATCGAAAGTTGACCGCTGTCGTAGCCGATCTGCATTTTGCGCCGACTGCTGCTGCCAAAAAAAATCTCATAAAAGAGAATATACCTGTCGATAATATATTTGTAACCGGCAATACTGTTATAGATGCTTTGCTTACCACCGTTAAGGACGAATATAAATTTCAAACGCCGCAGTTGCAAGAGCTGGATTTCAAAAATCAACGTATTTTGGTAGTAACGGCACATAGGCGTGAAAATATCGGAGCACCGTTGGAAAATATATGCCTTGCATTGAAAGAAATCGTTGAAAAGTATGACGACGTTCATATAGTATATCCTGTGCATTTAAACCCGTCTGTCCGCGATACGGTATTTTCCATGCTCGGCAATATAAAACGCATAATGCTGCTGGATCCGCTGGACACCGAAGAACTGCATAATTTAATGGCCCGCTGTTATCTCGTATTGACCGATTCGGGTGGGCTTCAGGAGGAAGCACCATCGCTCGGCAGACCGGTATTGGTGTTGCGCGATGTTACCGAAAGACCGGAGGCGGTAGAGGCCGGTACGGTAAAGATAATAGGCACCGATGTTGATGCTGTAACAAAGGAAACATCACGCCTGCTCGACGATGCCGATGAATATAAGCGCATGGCAAACGCCATAAATCCATACGGAGACGGACATGCATCCGAGCGCATAGTTCAAGCCATACTATATAAGTTCAATATATGCAATGATCGTCCTTTAGAGTTTTTACAATAG
- a CDS encoding class II fructose-1,6-bisphosphate aldolase encodes MLVNTREMLDKAREKGYAIGAFNMSNMEILQAIVQAAEIENAPVIVQASQAALKYAGVDYIEAMGKLAAQKASVPVAIHLDHGTDFNLIMLCIRHGFTSVMIDGSKYQFEENIAITKKVVEIAHAVDVSVEAELGKIGGTEDHITVSEKEALYTEPEEAVRFAKETGVDSLAISIGTAHGPYKGEPKLDFDRLAEIRSMLDIPIVLHGASGVPDESIRKAVERGVCKINIDTEIRQSFTEAVRKILADNPAEYDPRKVLGVAKEAMIETVSGKMRLFGCSGRA; translated from the coding sequence ATGTTAGTAAATACTAGAGAAATGCTTGACAAAGCACGCGAGAAGGGATATGCTATAGGTGCATTCAATATGAGCAATATGGAGATTCTCCAAGCTATCGTTCAAGCAGCCGAAATCGAAAATGCACCGGTTATAGTGCAGGCCAGCCAGGCCGCATTGAAATACGCAGGAGTAGATTATATAGAAGCGATGGGCAAATTAGCCGCACAAAAAGCTTCGGTGCCGGTGGCCATACATTTGGATCACGGTACGGATTTTAATCTGATTATGTTGTGTATACGTCACGGATTCACTTCAGTGATGATAGATGGTTCAAAATATCAATTTGAAGAAAATATAGCTATAACTAAAAAAGTAGTAGAAATAGCCCATGCCGTGGATGTTTCGGTAGAAGCTGAATTGGGTAAGATAGGCGGTACTGAAGACCATATAACGGTTTCAGAGAAAGAAGCACTGTATACCGAACCGGAGGAAGCAGTACGTTTTGCAAAAGAAACCGGCGTAGATAGTCTTGCTATATCTATAGGTACCGCTCATGGCCCATATAAAGGTGAACCTAAGCTGGACTTTGATAGATTGGCTGAGATCAGGAGCATGCTGGATATTCCAATAGTATTGCACGGCGCGTCAGGTGTTCCCGATGAAAGCATACGCAAGGCCGTGGAAAGAGGAGTATGTAAAATAAATATCGATACAGAAATACGCCAATCTTTTACCGAGGCAGTAAGAAAGATTCTTGCCGACAATCCCGCAGAATATGACCCGCGTAAAGTGTTGGGCGTTGCCAAAGAGGCTATGATAGAAACAGTGAGCGGTAAAATGCGCCTGTTCGGTTGCTCTGGACGAGCGTAA
- the fsa gene encoding fructose-6-phosphate aldolase, whose amino-acid sequence MKLFIDTANVDEIKEANDWGVICGVTTNPSLVAKEGRDFMQVLKEICGIVDGPISAEVISTQHEGMVEEAKKLAAVHPNVIIKIPMLPEGLKAVKILSQQGIKTNVTLIFSAAQALLAARAGATYVSPFVGRLDDVANEGMQVVKDIADIFLLHDIPTQIIAASIRHPMHVIEAAKAGSHIATVPYKVLQQMFSHPLTDIGIERFLKDWEGVKFKF is encoded by the coding sequence ATGAAGCTTTTTATAGATACAGCAAACGTGGATGAGATAAAAGAGGCCAACGATTGGGGCGTTATATGCGGCGTGACCACAAATCCGTCGCTCGTAGCCAAAGAGGGTCGCGATTTTATGCAAGTATTGAAGGAAATATGCGGTATAGTCGATGGTCCTATAAGCGCGGAGGTCATAAGCACACAGCATGAAGGCATGGTGGAAGAGGCTAAGAAATTAGCCGCTGTGCATCCGAACGTCATAATAAAGATACCCATGCTGCCCGAAGGATTAAAGGCCGTCAAGATATTGAGCCAACAGGGCATAAAAACCAATGTTACGCTTATATTTTCAGCGGCCCAGGCACTTTTGGCAGCCAGAGCGGGCGCTACATATGTGAGCCCGTTTGTCGGCAGATTGGATGATGTGGCCAATGAGGGTATGCAGGTAGTAAAGGATATAGCCGATATATTTTTGCTCCATGATATACCTACGCAGATAATAGCAGCCAGCATAAGGCATCCCATGCATGTTATAGAGGCTGCTAAAGCCGGTTCGCATATAGCGACTGTACCATATAAAGTATTGCAGCAGATGTTTTCTCATCCTTTAACCGATATCGGCATAGAGCGGTTTTTAAAGGATTGGGAAGGCGTCAAATTTAAGTTTTAG
- the rho gene encoding transcription termination factor Rho, translated as MDFDNLEEKGIFELRDIGRQVGVKGVTRYRKQQLLDMIKQKLDEMRQEYKKAQPEQVSIEEDTSKPIAEEAEPEEDIDEVDTTIEPEFEDEVDIEPEIEDEVEQPRYEQPKYEQPRREQPRYEQPRREQPPYDQPRYDQPRYDQPRREQIPYDQPRYDQPRREQSGYDRPNGRIDRNSPQTGERYNRWGGTQTNHYQRQPYGYQQRSTGVPESLKELEYGDAEGVLEVLPDGYGFLRSENYLPGNKDVYISQSQIRRFGLRTGDLVKGKTRQAKEGEKFQALLYVTSVNGEDPETALRRKPFDELTPIFPDERITLEDHDNPQELSTRLIDLIAPIGKGQRGLIVSPPKAGKTILLKKIANSITKNFPDIHVIVLLIDERPEEVTDMKRSIKGEVIYSTFDEMPEHHAKVSEMVLERAKRLVEHKKDVVILLDSITRLSRAYNLTIAPTGRSLSGGLDPGALYKPKKFFGSARNIEEGGSLTIIATALIETGSRMDDVIFEEFKGTGNMEIYLDRKLSEKRIFPAVDINRSGTRREELLLSQKEMECIWAIRKALSSMGTSEVTEYLISRLIKTSSNEEFIDMIKDGLSNLSTEERAILAR; from the coding sequence TTGGATTTTGATAATTTAGAAGAAAAGGGTATATTCGAATTACGCGATATAGGCCGTCAGGTAGGCGTAAAAGGCGTAACTCGTTATAGGAAACAGCAGTTGCTGGATATGATAAAGCAAAAACTCGATGAAATGCGCCAGGAGTATAAAAAGGCACAGCCGGAACAAGTTTCGATAGAAGAAGATACATCAAAGCCGATTGCAGAGGAAGCAGAGCCGGAAGAGGATATCGACGAGGTCGATACCACTATAGAACCGGAGTTTGAAGATGAAGTAGATATTGAGCCTGAGATTGAAGATGAGGTTGAGCAGCCGAGGTACGAACAGCCCAAATATGAGCAGCCGAGGCGCGAGCAGCCCAGGTATGAGCAACCGAGGCGTGAACAGCCGCCATACGATCAACCCAGATATGATCAGCCGCGATATGACCAACCGAGACGCGAGCAGATCCCATACGACCAACCCAGGTATGACCAACCGAGACGCGAGCAATCCGGATATGATAGGCCTAATGGTCGAATCGACCGCAATTCGCCCCAAACCGGTGAGCGCTATAACCGATGGGGGGGCACGCAAACGAATCATTATCAGCGTCAGCCGTACGGTTATCAGCAAAGGTCTACAGGAGTGCCGGAATCGCTGAAGGAACTGGAATACGGTGATGCTGAGGGGGTACTTGAGGTGTTGCCGGATGGTTACGGCTTTTTGCGATCGGAAAATTATCTGCCTGGCAATAAAGACGTATATATCTCGCAGTCTCAAATAAGACGTTTCGGCTTGCGGACGGGCGATCTCGTCAAAGGCAAGACTAGGCAGGCTAAAGAAGGTGAAAAATTTCAGGCGCTTCTTTATGTTACCAGTGTAAACGGTGAAGACCCGGAAACGGCTCTGAGAAGGAAACCATTCGATGAATTGACGCCTATCTTCCCCGATGAAAGGATAACACTGGAGGATCATGATAACCCGCAAGAGCTCTCTACAAGGCTTATAGACCTTATAGCGCCTATAGGCAAAGGCCAGCGAGGGCTTATAGTATCGCCGCCCAAAGCTGGTAAGACTATATTGCTTAAAAAGATAGCCAACAGCATAACAAAAAACTTTCCGGATATCCATGTAATAGTATTGCTCATAGACGAGCGTCCTGAAGAAGTTACCGATATGAAACGCTCTATAAAAGGAGAGGTTATATATTCCACATTCGACGAAATGCCGGAGCACCATGCCAAGGTATCGGAAATGGTGCTGGAGAGGGCCAAAAGGTTAGTGGAACATAAAAAGGACGTCGTTATATTGTTGGATAGCATCACGCGTCTGTCCAGAGCGTACAATCTTACCATAGCACCTACCGGCAGAAGCCTATCCGGAGGATTGGATCCCGGCGCTTTATACAAACCTAAGAAATTCTTTGGCTCGGCCAGAAATATAGAAGAAGGCGGTAGCCTTACCATAATAGCCACAGCGCTCATTGAGACCGGTAGCCGCATGGATGACGTTATATTTGAGGAGTTTAAGGGCACGGGCAATATGGAGATCTATCTCGACCGCAAGTTATCAGAGAAACGTATATTCCCTGCTGTAGATATAAATCGTTCCGGCACTCGTCGTGAAGAACTGCTGCTTTCACAGAAAGAAATGGAATGCATATGGGCTATACGCAAAGCTTTGAGCTCTATGGGTACTTCCGAAGTGACCGAATATCTTATAAGCCGACTTATAAAAACCTCTTCCAATGAAGAATTTATCGATATGATAAAGGACGGTTTAAGCAATCTTAGCACCGAAGAAAGGGCTATCTTAGCCAGATAA
- a CDS encoding uracil-DNA glycosylase — protein MALLKLKPLMEEVANCTKCPLAQSRTHTVFGEGNLNARLMFVGEGPGKDEDLQGRPFVGRAGQLLDNMLEAIGIKRSEVYIANVVKCRPPQNRVPTPSEAKACLPYLRNQVAIIKPKIIVCLGATAAKNLIDPDFKITQQRGQWIERKGYYFIATFHPAAILRDPSKKKPAWEDFILIKEKYLAEGLDA, from the coding sequence ATGGCTTTGCTAAAGCTTAAACCCTTGATGGAAGAGGTGGCTAATTGTACCAAATGTCCATTGGCGCAGAGCCGTACGCATACAGTGTTCGGCGAAGGCAATTTAAATGCCCGCCTGATGTTTGTGGGGGAGGGGCCGGGCAAAGACGAAGATTTGCAGGGCCGGCCGTTTGTAGGAAGGGCCGGCCAATTACTGGATAACATGCTGGAAGCCATAGGGATAAAACGTTCTGAGGTATATATAGCCAATGTAGTCAAATGCCGTCCGCCTCAAAATCGCGTTCCCACACCGAGCGAAGCCAAAGCATGCCTGCCGTATCTGCGCAATCAGGTGGCTATAATAAAGCCGAAGATAATAGTATGCCTCGGCGCTACGGCAGCTAAGAACCTAATAGATCCCGATTTTAAGATAACTCAGCAAAGAGGGCAATGGATAGAGCGCAAAGGCTATTACTTTATTGCGACCTTTCATCCGGCAGCGATATTGAGGGATCCAAGCAAAAAGAAGCCGGCGTGGGAAGATTTTATTCTGATAAAAGAAAAATACCTTGCGGAAGGATTGGATGCATGA
- a CDS encoding bifunctional homocysteine S-methyltransferase/methylenetetrahydrofolate reductase, with translation MRGEKDFLTALKYKTLLCDGAMGTMLRERGADSEACLEYMNISQPDMVLTLHKDYIGAGADIIETNTFGANRFKLAIYGLEDRVADINRQAVKLARQAAGNNIWVLGAVGPIGLPLIPVNEKDRGDIYEAYGEQIEALCCEGVDAIIAETMGSTLEAEMAIKAAKDAADIPVICQFSLLPDGFDSSGESLQSVAEFLKHCNADVVGLNCGSGPRDMVEFMKFIAEYTDGSKFLSIQPNAGFAYYAQGRLQYKAKADYFASYVKDYIGLKVNIIGGCCGTTPQHIAAMRSVLNENTSLETSNMIAMEPGTITAEVSRSELTQAGIAMAGNILEKIKQKFVVTVEMDPPKGTDIEKALAGARALKSCGVDAVNIADSPMARVRVSPIALAARIKQEVGLDAILHFTCRDRNLIGIQSELIGAAVLGINNVLALTGDPPSIGDHPKATGVFDITSEGLVYILGALNQGRDYMGNVLEGSTNFAIGVAFNPNADDLKAELEKLDKKIENGANFIQTQPIYDMQTVEKMVKNIADYNIPVLMGVLPLRSYKHAEFLHNEVPGITIPLDIRQRMKNAGDNALDEGVAIAAELIKQCRGMVSGVYIMPPFGRYDMVEKIMAEIAW, from the coding sequence ATGAGAGGGGAAAAGGATTTTTTAACAGCGCTTAAATATAAAACTTTATTGTGTGATGGTGCTATGGGGACCATGCTGCGTGAACGCGGGGCCGATAGCGAAGCATGCCTTGAGTACATGAACATATCGCAGCCCGATATGGTACTGACCTTGCACAAGGATTATATAGGTGCTGGTGCAGATATAATAGAGACTAATACGTTTGGGGCCAATAGATTTAAACTAGCTATTTATGGCTTAGAGGATAGGGTCGCGGACATAAACCGACAGGCGGTGAAATTGGCCAGGCAGGCAGCAGGGAATAACATTTGGGTTTTAGGCGCAGTCGGACCTATAGGCTTGCCGCTGATACCGGTGAACGAGAAGGACCGCGGCGATATTTATGAAGCTTATGGAGAGCAGATAGAGGCATTGTGCTGCGAGGGCGTGGATGCTATCATAGCCGAGACGATGGGTAGCACGCTCGAAGCTGAGATGGCTATAAAAGCCGCTAAGGACGCGGCCGATATTCCTGTGATATGTCAATTTTCTTTATTGCCTGATGGCTTTGATTCTTCTGGCGAAAGCTTGCAGAGCGTAGCGGAATTTCTAAAGCATTGCAACGCTGATGTAGTCGGATTAAACTGTGGCAGTGGCCCGCGCGATATGGTAGAATTTATGAAATTCATTGCGGAATATACGGATGGTTCTAAATTCCTATCCATACAGCCAAACGCAGGTTTCGCTTATTATGCGCAAGGCCGGCTTCAATACAAAGCCAAGGCCGATTACTTTGCATCGTATGTAAAGGACTATATTGGACTCAAAGTAAATATAATAGGCGGTTGCTGTGGTACCACGCCGCAGCATATAGCAGCAATGCGCAGCGTATTGAATGAAAACACGAGTCTTGAAACATCGAATATGATTGCCATGGAGCCTGGTACGATTACGGCAGAAGTAAGCCGATCCGAATTGACACAGGCTGGCATTGCAATGGCCGGTAATATTTTAGAAAAGATAAAACAGAAATTTGTCGTGACGGTGGAAATGGATCCGCCTAAGGGCACGGATATAGAAAAAGCATTGGCAGGTGCGCGCGCCTTGAAATCCTGCGGCGTGGATGCCGTCAATATAGCCGACAGCCCTATGGCCAGGGTAAGGGTAAGCCCTATAGCGCTGGCGGCGCGCATAAAACAGGAGGTAGGTCTGGATGCTATATTGCATTTCACGTGCAGGGACAGGAATCTTATAGGTATCCAATCCGAGCTTATAGGCGCAGCCGTTCTTGGCATAAACAATGTGCTGGCTTTAACAGGGGACCCGCCTTCTATCGGGGATCATCCCAAGGCCACGGGTGTTTTCGATATAACATCGGAAGGGCTGGTATACATATTGGGTGCCTTGAATCAAGGCCGCGACTATATGGGTAATGTCTTGGAGGGCAGCACAAATTTTGCTATAGGCGTAGCCTTTAACCCCAATGCCGATGATCTTAAAGCAGAACTTGAGAAATTGGATAAAAAAATCGAAAATGGTGCTAACTTCATACAAACACAACCCATATATGATATGCAAACGGTTGAAAAAATGGTAAAGAACATAGCTGATTATAATATACCGGTACTTATGGGCGTATTGCCGCTTAGAAGTTATAAACATGCGGAGTTTTTGCATAATGAGGTGCCGGGTATAACCATACCACTTGACATACGCCAACGCATGAAAAATGCCGGCGATAATGCTCTGGATGAAGGCGTGGCCATAGCGGCCGAGCTGATAAAGCAATGCCGTGGCATGGTTAGCGGCGTCTATATAATGCCACCGTTTGGACGGTATGATATGGTGGAAAAGATAATGGCCGAGATAGCCTGGTAA
- a CDS encoding MgtC/SapB family protein: protein MFPLTIWEMLVRMALACVLGGVVGWEREVVQKPAGFRTHVLVCVGSALTMLISVFMYNRMQTVSAALPDPARLGAQVISGIGFLGAGTIIKEGPNIRGLTTAASLWAVACIGLAIGIGYYSAALASTAFVVIILDVFNRLEDTKIFAPKQTMRIAVSIKDQPGHLAILAQALGDMGVSINNIKIERYDGQDEVLVLLKLKMTENVTQQDIFNKLYDIKAVGKIEQI, encoded by the coding sequence ATGTTTCCGTTAACCATATGGGAAATGTTAGTGAGGATGGCGTTGGCTTGTGTGCTGGGTGGCGTTGTTGGTTGGGAGCGTGAGGTGGTACAAAAGCCCGCCGGCTTTAGAACCCATGTTTTGGTATGCGTTGGATCGGCACTTACAATGCTTATATCAGTTTTTATGTATAATCGGATGCAAACCGTATCGGCCGCATTACCGGATCCTGCTCGTTTGGGAGCTCAGGTGATAAGCGGCATAGGCTTTTTGGGTGCGGGCACCATAATAAAAGAAGGCCCAAATATAAGAGGGCTTACCACAGCGGCCAGCTTGTGGGCGGTGGCGTGCATCGGCTTGGCCATAGGCATAGGCTATTACAGTGCTGCTTTGGCTTCCACTGCATTTGTAGTTATAATACTGGATGTATTTAATAGGCTGGAGGATACCAAGATATTTGCTCCCAAACAAACTATGAGAATAGCTGTTTCCATTAAAGACCAACCGGGGCACCTAGCGATATTGGCGCAGGCACTTGGGGACATGGGCGTGTCGATTAACAATATAAAAATCGAGCGTTATGATGGGCAAGATGAGGTACTGGTATTGCTCAAATTAAAAATGACAGAGAATGTAACACAGCAGGATATTTTCAATAAGCTCTACGATATAAAGGCGGTAGGCAAAATAGAACAGATTTGA
- a CDS encoding histidinol-phosphatase HisJ family protein: MYDYHIHSNFSTDSNMTMDQACRQSIELGLKEIAFTDHLDIDYPNFDDQFMIDFSLYTEQYNTVRAKYAPRLKVIKGIEIGLQPHTLRQSLEVASSYQFDYIIASTHVVDKLDLHNGDFCRGKAKEQAYRRYLEDMYDCIKLFPMFNVLGHIDLIRRYGNYDDKSMKYGDYADILDIILKWLIENGKGIEINTSGFRYNLNSTMPTPEFVRRYKELGGEILTIGSDAHSTDYIAYKFDLAYDISREAGFKYVTTFEQQQPSFKKIY, encoded by the coding sequence ATGTACGATTACCATATACATTCTAATTTTTCCACCGACTCCAACATGACTATGGACCAAGCCTGTCGGCAATCCATAGAGCTCGGGCTTAAAGAGATAGCATTCACAGACCATCTTGATATAGATTACCCTAATTTCGACGATCAATTCATGATAGACTTCAGCCTCTACACCGAGCAGTATAACACAGTGCGTGCAAAATATGCCCCTCGTCTGAAGGTTATAAAGGGCATAGAGATCGGCTTGCAACCTCACACGCTGCGGCAGTCGCTCGAAGTGGCATCCTCTTATCAGTTCGACTATATTATAGCATCAACGCACGTAGTAGACAAGCTTGATTTGCACAATGGCGATTTTTGCCGTGGAAAAGCTAAAGAACAGGCTTACAGAAGATATCTTGAAGATATGTACGATTGCATAAAATTATTCCCTATGTTCAATGTGCTAGGTCACATAGACCTCATACGTCGATATGGAAATTATGATGATAAAAGTATGAAATATGGCGATTATGCCGATATATTGGATATTATATTAAAATGGCTCATAGAAAACGGTAAAGGCATAGAGATAAATACATCCGGCTTTCGCTATAACCTCAATTCAACCATGCCTACGCCGGAATTTGTTCGACGCTATAAAGAACTGGGAGGCGAAATACTTACTATAGGCTCCGATGCCCATAGCACCGATTATATAGCCTATAAATTCGACCTTGCCTATGATATATCCAGGGAGGCCGGCTTTAAGTATGTAACTACGTTCGAACAACAGCAACCGTCATTTAAAAAGATATACTGA